The Streptomyces sp. CC0208 genome window below encodes:
- a CDS encoding FCD domain-containing protein codes for MSTLAHTMMTAARSADSGLAGPGDLDRYSYAEAPAAGRVGASVWDGSDPELGRVGRRAAGNRGRGLHGQLVQQLGQMIVSGDLGADRPLVPEEIGQRFEVSRTVVRESLRVLEAKGLVSARPNVGTRVRPVSDWNLLDPDIIEWRAYGPQRDDQRRELSELRWTIEPLAARLAAGHGREDVQQRLGDMVEIMGHAMSQGDALTFSRADAEFHSLLIQLAGNRMLEHLSGIVSAALQVSGNPVTGCDRPNETSLAHHGRIVDALATGDAAAAEAAMRQLLTVHPEVERVVPAPREH; via the coding sequence GTGAGTACCCTTGCGCACACCATGATGACCGCCGCCCGCTCCGCCGACTCCGGTCTGGCCGGCCCGGGCGATCTCGACCGCTACTCCTACGCCGAGGCCCCGGCCGCAGGCCGCGTCGGAGCCTCCGTCTGGGACGGCTCGGACCCGGAGCTGGGCCGCGTGGGCCGACGGGCCGCGGGCAACCGCGGGCGCGGACTGCACGGCCAACTCGTCCAGCAGCTGGGTCAGATGATCGTCTCCGGTGACCTGGGAGCCGACCGGCCGCTGGTCCCCGAGGAGATCGGCCAGCGTTTCGAGGTCTCCCGCACCGTCGTCCGTGAGTCGCTCCGCGTCCTGGAGGCCAAGGGTCTGGTCAGTGCCCGGCCGAACGTCGGTACGCGCGTGCGTCCCGTCAGCGACTGGAACCTGCTGGACCCGGACATCATCGAATGGCGGGCTTACGGACCGCAGCGCGACGACCAGCGCCGCGAGCTGAGCGAGCTGCGCTGGACGATCGAGCCGCTCGCCGCGCGCCTGGCCGCGGGACATGGCCGGGAGGACGTCCAGCAGCGCCTCGGTGACATGGTCGAGATCATGGGGCACGCCATGAGCCAGGGTGACGCGCTCACCTTCTCCCGTGCCGACGCCGAGTTCCACTCCCTGCTCATCCAGCTCGCGGGCAACCGCATGCTGGAGCATCTCTCCGGGATCGTCTCCGCCGCCCTCCAGGTCTCCGGCAACCCGGTCACCGGCTGTGACCGGCCGAACGAGACGTCCTTGGCGCATCACGGACGTATCGTCGACGCCCTCGCCACCGGCGATGCCGCGGCGGCCGAAGCGGCCATGCGTCAACTGCTCACCGTTCATCCCGAGGTCGAGCGTGTGGTGCCGGCGCCGCGCGAGCACTGA
- a CDS encoding ATP-binding cassette domain-containing protein has translation MIQAFGLTSNSRKDLPPAVDDVSFEAPAGRVTALLGAPGAGKTTALRLMLELQQGRGLTYFKGRPLHRIAHPSREVGVLMGEVPGHPARTVRGHLRMLCAAAGVPVRRAEEVLEVVGLVSLRDERLGTLSRGMDRRLGLACALLPDPHTLVLDAPADGLSTRESHWLHGMLRAHAAQGGTVLFTTAEPKEAARAADHVITLEQGRLVADQAAAEFARTRLRPRVAVRTPHAARLAALLAKEARTAHRSVEVVREGGNRLSVYGSTCADVGETAFRHGVLVHQLADEIGDMGPGAGPFPGEIAEAAQEVRAGVTGPEPGELVGNEAVGVAGTAVRGGQAHDNPPTPSGSHLRGERAVPADRRAPGDQTAHCSPDPGSAQAAESGDTALSPATVSGAHAPLPPLPPPISVRSAPSPLRPLRYELRRAAGIGTGFLTAAAVLVASAFTAALLARVGHTPQARLLAAWPRELPLPPAALGAGLLGALAFGDEFRHPALAADRGTVPRRLGLLTAKLAVATVAALALAFLTVGCDAEVLYLVYGRELTEVPADWPALSVSWFGLVAGCAWSGVLAAGVFRSTTAGLAAVVAVPVLVVPLVQRALEGASVRAATGLPARLREVFLPQWPFGGERYLVGAVRVIAQPVGGALALSLTALLCAYLLTTLRSRVR, from the coding sequence GTGATCCAGGCCTTCGGACTGACCAGCAATTCCCGCAAGGACCTTCCGCCCGCGGTCGACGACGTGTCCTTCGAAGCCCCAGCGGGCCGCGTCACCGCGCTCCTCGGAGCGCCGGGCGCGGGCAAGACGACGGCGCTCAGACTGATGCTCGAACTCCAACAGGGCCGTGGCCTGACCTACTTCAAGGGGCGCCCGCTGCATCGCATCGCGCACCCCTCGCGCGAGGTCGGTGTCCTCATGGGCGAGGTTCCCGGCCATCCCGCGCGCACGGTCCGCGGTCATCTGCGCATGCTGTGCGCCGCGGCCGGTGTCCCGGTCCGGCGCGCGGAAGAAGTGCTCGAAGTGGTGGGCCTGGTCAGCCTGCGCGACGAGCGGCTCGGCACCCTGTCTCGGGGCATGGACCGGCGCCTGGGCCTGGCCTGCGCCCTGCTGCCGGACCCGCACACCCTCGTGCTGGACGCTCCCGCCGACGGACTCTCCACTCGGGAGAGCCACTGGCTGCACGGCATGCTGCGAGCGCACGCCGCCCAGGGCGGCACGGTCCTTTTCACCACGGCCGAGCCCAAAGAGGCCGCGCGCGCCGCAGATCACGTCATCACGCTCGAACAGGGCAGGCTCGTCGCAGACCAGGCGGCCGCGGAGTTCGCCCGCACCAGACTCCGTCCCCGTGTCGCCGTCCGCACCCCCCACGCCGCCCGCCTCGCCGCCCTGCTCGCCAAGGAGGCCCGCACGGCCCACCGCTCCGTCGAAGTCGTCCGGGAAGGCGGCAACCGTCTGTCCGTGTACGGCAGTACATGTGCCGACGTCGGCGAGACTGCCTTCCGGCATGGCGTCCTGGTTCACCAACTGGCCGACGAGATCGGGGACATGGGGCCCGGCGCGGGTCCGTTTCCCGGTGAGATCGCGGAAGCGGCACAGGAAGTGCGGGCAGGCGTCACGGGGCCGGAGCCCGGCGAGCTCGTCGGCAATGAGGCCGTCGGGGTGGCCGGGACAGCGGTGCGAGGAGGCCAGGCGCACGACAACCCCCCAACGCCGAGCGGCTCGCACCTGCGCGGTGAGCGGGCGGTGCCCGCCGACCGGAGAGCGCCCGGCGACCAGACGGCACACTGCAGTCCAGACCCCGGCAGCGCCCAGGCCGCGGAGAGCGGTGACACCGCTCTGAGCCCCGCCACCGTCTCCGGGGCCCATGCCCCCCTACCCCCCCTCCCACCCCCCATCTCCGTCAGGTCAGCCCCCAGCCCCTTGCGCCCCCTGCGCTACGAACTGCGCCGCGCGGCAGGGATCGGCACTGGGTTCCTCACCGCCGCCGCCGTGCTCGTCGCGTCCGCCTTTACCGCCGCACTCCTGGCACGCGTCGGTCACACCCCGCAGGCGCGGCTGCTGGCCGCATGGCCGAGGGAGCTGCCGCTGCCCCCGGCTGCGCTCGGGGCCGGACTGCTCGGTGCGCTCGCGTTCGGCGACGAGTTCCGCCACCCCGCCCTGGCCGCGGACCGCGGTACCGTGCCCCGTCGGCTCGGGCTGCTCACCGCGAAACTCGCCGTCGCCACTGTCGCCGCGCTGGCACTAGCCTTTCTCACGGTGGGCTGCGACGCCGAAGTGCTCTATCTCGTCTACGGACGGGAACTCACGGAAGTTCCCGCGGACTGGCCGGCGCTGAGCGTGAGTTGGTTCGGGCTCGTGGCCGGCTGTGCCTGGTCCGGGGTCCTGGCCGCCGGCGTCTTCCGGTCCACCACGGCCGGGCTCGCCGCGGTGGTCGCTGTGCCCGTTCTCGTCGTACCCCTCGTGCAAAGAGCCCTGGAGGGGGCGTCCGTGCGAGCGGCGACGGGTCTTCCCGCGCGGCTGCGCGAGGTCTTCCTGCCGCAGTGGCCCTTCGGCGGAGAGCGCTATCTCGTCGGAGCGGTGCGGGTGATCGCTCAACCGGTGGGCGGGGCGCTGGCGTTGTCGCTGACCGCTCTGCTGTGCGCATATCTGCTCACGACCCTGCGTAGCAGGGTCCGATGA
- a CDS encoding NUDIX hydrolase, which translates to MPYDPSAFPPFAVTVDLVVLTVRRHALCALAVRRGEPPFQGRWALPGGFVRADEDLAQAAARELAEETGLRAHDPAVPVQDNGAHLEQLATYGDPKRDPRMRVVSVAHLALAPDLPAPRAGGDASNARWAPVEELLQQGGYGRDGEPVVPLAFDHAQILSDGVERARSKIEYSSLATAFCPPEFTVGELRRVYEAVWGVALDPRNFHRKVTGTPGFLVPTGGTTTRQGGRPAQLFRAGGATLLNPPMLRPEV; encoded by the coding sequence ATGCCCTACGACCCGTCAGCCTTTCCGCCCTTCGCCGTCACCGTGGACCTGGTCGTACTGACCGTGCGCCGTCACGCCCTGTGTGCGCTCGCGGTACGCAGGGGCGAGCCGCCGTTCCAGGGGCGTTGGGCGCTTCCCGGCGGTTTCGTACGGGCCGATGAGGATCTGGCGCAGGCCGCTGCCCGCGAGCTGGCCGAGGAGACGGGACTGCGTGCCCATGACCCGGCCGTCCCCGTCCAGGACAACGGAGCGCACCTGGAACAGCTGGCGACCTACGGCGACCCCAAGCGTGATCCCCGGATGCGCGTGGTGAGCGTCGCCCACCTCGCCCTCGCCCCCGACCTGCCCGCCCCCCGGGCAGGCGGTGACGCCAGCAACGCACGCTGGGCGCCCGTCGAAGAACTGCTGCAGCAGGGCGGCTACGGTCGGGACGGTGAGCCGGTCGTGCCGCTCGCCTTCGACCATGCGCAGATCCTGTCGGACGGAGTGGAGCGCGCCCGCTCCAAGATCGAGTACTCGTCGCTGGCCACCGCGTTCTGCCCGCCCGAGTTCACCGTCGGAGAGCTGCGCCGGGTCTACGAGGCGGTGTGGGGCGTGGCACTGGACCCGCGCAACTTCCACCGCAAGGTGACGGGCACACCGGGCTTTCTGGTCCCCACCGGCGGCACCACCACGCGACAGGGCGGCCGCCCCGCCCAGCTCTTCCGGGCCGGCGGCGCCACTCTTCTCAACCCCCCGATGCTGCGCCCCGAAGTGTGA